From Streptomyces sp. NBC_00683, one genomic window encodes:
- a CDS encoding ABC transporter ATP-binding protein, producing the protein MDMEVTAWTSLHSTMNAQQDRRPFSRATLRRIAAFARPHRGRIQRFLLLSVATALLAVATPVLAGRVVDAIVQGRDTGTVTRLALLIALIAVSEAGLGLLTRWLSATLGEGLILDLRTAVFDHVQRMPVAFFTRTRTGALVSRLNNDVIGAQRAFSSTLSGVVSNSVTLLLTLAVMLTISWQITLLALVLLPVFVVPARRMGSRMAALQREAAGHNATMGTQMTERFSAPGATLVKLFGRPADESTAFAARAGRVRDIGVRTAMLQSTFITALTLVSALALALVYGLGGHYALRGSLEPGAVVALALLLTRLYAPLTALAGARVEVMSALVSFERVFEILDLKPLIAEKPDARRVPDGPVSVEFDGVSFGYPSADKVSLASLEEVATLDSRGGTQVLHDVSFTARPGRMVALVGSSGAGKSTIAQLLPRLYDADAGSVRLNGVDVRDLTADSIRETLGMVTQDGHLFHESVRANLLLARPEATEEDIWDALRRSRLDGLVASLPEGLDTVVGERGYRLSGGERQRLTIARLLLARQRVVILDEATAHLDSTSEAAVQEALAEALEGRTALVIAHRLSTVRAADLILVIEEGRVAERGTHEELLAIGGRYEELYRTQFERPGSEAAARPVAG; encoded by the coding sequence ATGGACATGGAAGTCACGGCGTGGACATCGCTGCACAGCACGATGAACGCGCAGCAGGACCGCAGGCCCTTCTCCCGGGCGACGCTGCGCCGCATCGCGGCGTTCGCCCGGCCGCATCGGGGGCGGATCCAGCGCTTCCTGCTCCTCAGTGTGGCCACCGCGCTGCTCGCGGTGGCCACACCCGTGCTCGCCGGACGCGTCGTCGACGCGATCGTGCAGGGCCGGGACACCGGTACGGTCACACGGCTCGCCCTGCTCATCGCCCTGATCGCCGTTTCGGAGGCCGGGCTCGGTCTCCTCACCCGGTGGCTGTCCGCCACGCTCGGCGAGGGACTGATCCTCGATCTGCGTACGGCCGTCTTCGACCATGTGCAGCGGATGCCGGTCGCCTTCTTCACCCGGACCCGGACCGGTGCGCTGGTCAGCCGGCTCAACAATGATGTGATCGGCGCACAGCGGGCCTTCAGCAGCACCCTGTCCGGCGTGGTCTCCAATTCCGTCACCCTGCTGCTGACACTGGCCGTGATGCTCACGATCTCCTGGCAGATCACTCTGCTCGCCCTGGTCCTGCTGCCGGTGTTCGTCGTCCCGGCCCGCCGGATGGGTTCCCGCATGGCGGCGCTGCAGCGCGAGGCGGCCGGCCACAACGCCACCATGGGCACACAGATGACCGAGCGCTTCTCGGCGCCGGGCGCGACCCTCGTCAAACTCTTCGGCCGCCCCGCCGACGAGTCCACCGCGTTCGCCGCCCGCGCGGGCCGTGTCCGCGACATCGGCGTCCGTACGGCCATGCTCCAGTCCACGTTCATCACGGCACTCACCCTGGTGTCCGCCCTGGCCCTCGCGCTGGTCTACGGACTCGGCGGCCACTACGCGCTGCGGGGCAGCCTCGAACCCGGGGCGGTCGTCGCGCTCGCTCTGCTGCTCACCCGCCTCTACGCCCCGCTGACGGCACTGGCCGGTGCCCGCGTCGAGGTGATGAGCGCCCTCGTCAGCTTCGAGCGGGTCTTCGAGATCCTCGACCTGAAGCCGCTCATCGCCGAGAAGCCGGACGCCCGCCGGGTGCCGGACGGTCCGGTGTCCGTGGAGTTCGACGGAGTGTCCTTCGGCTACCCGTCGGCCGACAAGGTCTCCCTCGCCTCGCTGGAGGAGGTCGCCACGCTCGACTCACGGGGCGGTACGCAGGTCCTGCACGACGTCTCCTTCACCGCCCGGCCCGGACGGATGGTCGCGCTCGTCGGTTCGTCCGGCGCGGGCAAGTCGACGATCGCGCAGCTGCTGCCGCGGCTGTACGACGCCGATGCGGGCTCCGTACGGCTGAACGGCGTCGACGTACGCGATCTGACCGCCGACTCCATCCGCGAGACCCTCGGCATGGTCACCCAGGACGGGCACCTCTTCCACGAGTCGGTGCGCGCCAATCTGCTCCTGGCCAGGCCGGAGGCCACGGAGGAGGACATCTGGGACGCACTGCGCCGGTCCCGTCTGGACGGCCTCGTGGCCTCCCTGCCCGAGGGCCTGGACACGGTGGTCGGCGAGCGTGGTTACCGGCTCTCCGGTGGCGAGCGGCAACGGCTGACCATCGCCCGGCTGCTGCTGGCCCGTCAGCGGGTCGTCATCCTCGACGAGGCGACCGCGCACCTGGACTCGACCTCGGAAGCAGCCGTCCAGGAGGCCCTGGCCGAAGCGTTGGAGGGCCGCACCGCACTGGTGATCGCCCACCGGCTGTCCACGGTGCGGGCCGCCGACCTGATCCTGGTCATCGAGGAGGGCCGGGTCGCCGAACGGGGCACGCACGAGGAGCTGCTGGCCATCGGCGGACGGTACGAGGAGCTGTACCGCACCCAGTTCGAACGCCCGGGCAGCGAGGCGGCGGCCCGGCCCGTGGCCGGCTGA